A window of Drosophila sulfurigaster albostrigata strain 15112-1811.04 chromosome X, ASM2355843v2, whole genome shotgun sequence genomic DNA:
tttttaaatatctttataaattgtaaaagtaattaaagaagTACTTTTGTGTGGAAAAAACCGCTTACTTACTTTTAGCTGCGAtaactgacaatctggtatatttccacactatggtatatttgcaatgtggttgtatatcaatataccaaatgcagtCTTTGGTatgttattgtatattttgaatgtgatatgccaatataccaaatatagcatttggtatattttaaaatgttttgctttacacactcgactgtatcttttgtatttgttatcatattatttttgcaagcCAATGATTTTTACagtaatcaatatttattttaaatattatcaaaGTTCAATAagtcattattttatttattatatttgatatctTAATTGCACTTGTTCTAAGTATTTGAGTTATTTTCGTAAACAGAAATCATTTTATGGATTTTTAtcagattattttatttatttgttacttcattaattatatttaaaattcagtaagtgtaattattttttttttttttttagtttatgcCCTAAGTTCCAATTCATAATGTTGTGCATTGAAAAATCCTTTTGgcttatttaaatgttttatttaatattatttaaatcgaATGGTTTTTGCAGTATCAAAGTATTAAAAACCTTTTGAAAGGAGTTTCCTGAACTCAAGTCTTAAAGTGCAACACAACaagtattgttgttgttaagcGTGTATAATATTATGACTACctgctgcaaaaaaaaagaagaagaaagaaataCACATCTGTTGGCATCGTAAAACAATTGATGGGCGCCCATTAATAAACgcgtaaaataaatttggaaatatacataatttccGCATGGTgttttgtaaaattatttgaCAGGCTTAATTAGTTTGTAACGTCGCGTTTTTAACAACTGTTAAATTGGGAATGGAATGGGAAATTGGTCGCAATGATAACTTGGTTGGTAAGCAGtggaaattggaaattggaaattggTAAACTGGTAAACTGCTAAACTGATAAAGGGCAACATCCGTTTCCCATTTGACATGTGCATGTGGTGACTATTGTCGATTTGGGCGATTGAACTGCGCTGTGTTGTGTCTCTGCtctgagtgcgtgtgtgtgtgtgtgtgtgtgtgtgttgtgtgtggtgCCAGCAATTTGTgatcattaaaattgtttcgcTGGGGAACtgactaaaacaaaaaacaacgaacGTTTACACCGAAAAGGAGAAGAAGGGAAGTCGTAGACTCTCTAAAACATGTGGGAAATGAGCAGTAAAAAACGAAACGCAGCCAGGAAATCGAAAGACAATAGAATTGCGGCGATCGGCGTCGTAATTGTTGGCGTTGGTCATGGTGAAccgtaacaacagcaactgtcaGCCATCATTCCGAGATGGTCAAAGAGGGATCGCTGCTAGactggacaacaacaacagcaacaacaacaacaacaagtgcagaGCTAACACGTGCGTGGGAGCTGCACTTGCCAAGGGTCTAATTAAGGGCAGCAGCATTTAAGAGAGCGGGGAAACAACCGACAACCGGCAACCATCAACCTGCAACCTGCAACCTGCAACATTGTTGGCCAACTTGCAACAGCTGTTGTCCGAGTGAGTGTGTATTTACGTAGATTTATGTAAATTAGTAGTTGACCCGCGCGTCGTCGTCCTTTTCAAAAAAGGCGCAAATGATTCCCAgaagccagcagcagcagcggtgtGGCAAACGGGGCAAAGGGGCtagggtttgggtttgggtttggacTCGAGCTTGTTTGGCCGCCGTGTTGTGGCAACTCTTTCGCTTTCCTATGTGTgtaattcatttcattcaagtgaaaagtgatttttatttaatttacatacacacacaacactgaagaaatatttgtgcagGAATGCGCATTGCTTTATGACATTGTTGTAAACCCTTTtagcacacactcacacacacacactcgcgtGCATATCCTTTATATGCCttcaaaagcaaatgcaacatCGTAGCGAACTGCTTTTTCCTGACCACCCTGGGCCACTGTTGATTTTTCGCGGTCTAATAAAATAGCCCGAGAAAAAggtttctttctttcatttacttgtatgttgttgttgttgttgtttctgctttttttttttggtggccGACGAAGCGTCTTTTGATTTTCCGTGTTCCGATGCCAGCCAAAGAGTTGAGGCTTCACATtctgccaccgccgccgcatTGTGTTAAATGGTCAGTAAAATCAGCGCATTTTTCCATGGAAatcacaaaagaaaaaccctTTTTTGGTTTTCCGCCATCCATCTCTGGCCTCCGTTGTCTTGTTGTGTCGGTGTCTCAGTGTCTCAGTGTCGGTCTCTGccccttttgtgtgtgtgtttgcgggGTGTGAGCATTTGCATAACGCCCTTAgttagttatttttttgtcaGTAGTCGCTGCTGTTAACTATTCCAATTCCACAGTCCAACCTAATCAGCACAGCTCAGCTGTCAAGTGTTTGAGAATAGAATTTcttgttgcatttgcttttatgtGTACTTTTGCTTTGTAATCATGAGTTGTCGAAactcaaaatacaaaaacaaaacaagtgaGCAGCAGTCGAGAgttgaatgaaagcaaaatactgcaaatatacaaaatcaatatatcaaaatgcTGATTTGGTATagtaatataccaacaaatgcaaaatatactgcatTTGGTATTATTTCTTGAATGACTTCCAAATTTGTATACGAAAGCAACCGTATTATTATCAGATTTGgtatagcaatataccaataaatgtaaaatatactgcaTTTGGTATGTTTTCCCCATACATGAATATTTCTTGAATGACTTTCACAAGTTTTTAACTGATTTCAACCGAATTATTTCTTATAATTcggtattttgtatatatataataaatttaaaatatactgcataTGGTATGTTCTTCccatatacaattttttcatgAATGACctacaatttttgtatacGATAGCAACCGTATCTTAATGAGATTTGGTATAACGATATactaattaatgaaaaatatactgtatttggtatgttttccccatataaaattatttcttgaatgACTTTCAAGTTTATAACTGATAGCAACCGAATTATTTCTTAGAATTCGCTATTTGgtataacgatataccaataaatgcaaaatataccacatttggtatgtttttcataacaacaataatttttgGAATGTCTTTCAAGTAATTATCTGATAGCAACCAAATTCTAAGAACAATTGGTATAACGATATactaataaatgtaaaatatactgtatttggtattttgtgaCTTTCAAGTTTATAACTGATAGCAaccaaattataattattatacttaCCATCAGAGttataatatgtttttatcCAACACTCAAGACTGTGTCTCTTCGAATTCTCAAATTGTCTGACACGactgaaattttgaaatttctaaAATCTTCCCTCAAAAAACACggtttaaatttgaaaagcatattatattttatattaatagcaaaaaaaaacttaatttgtataaacttCATCTTTGGAAAAAACGTACTTAAATTagtcattttaaaaaatttattgcataaatttcaaaaatataaaaaattcatGATTTGTCATActaacataattaattttttttttttgtctaagTGTGCAGATGTTTAGAAGTCTTGCCCCAATGTGCGGGcgtgtgtttgcttgtgtgtgtatgtggggGAGGCTTGTCGCAAGTGCCACAGCGGACCGATGACACACATAGTGGAAAGTGTGTCGGAGGGCAGGGAGTGGCAGATTGGAGGACGCAGTTTGGGGAATGGGAGCTGCTAGTCTCGATCAGGCCACCAGGGCAAAAAAcgaaacagagaaaaaaaaaaaacacacacacacacacaactaacTGATAAGCTATCGGACGATGACGAGGCCAAAGGCATgaacagagagagggagagagaaaaatatagaGCGAGagcaaatactatatattattttgtaagtaataatatttttagtgtgtgtggcagctaGAGAAAGACGATAAAAGAGCgctatttttcttctttttttttttttttttggaaaaaacatttatcaatatatcgtttttattttgaggcataccaaatatttatgtacaatGCGGCCCAAATGCTGTGATgtgaatgcgtgtgtgtgtgtgtgtgaataagTCTGTATCTGAATGTGAATAGAGGGTGGTGGAGGGCTCGTCATGAGTGGATGCTTCGTGAACTTGTGCTATAAACAGTCTACAACTTTGAGGTAAATGCTATGCTCGCTGGCAAGCAGAGCAAACTTGGCATCGAAACTGATGTGATCAACGGTCTGATCACAGAACTCGACCCGATGCTGACGCAGAAAGTAGATGAGTCCCAGCTTGATCTGCAGCAGCGCTATCTGCAGTCCAATGCAATGATGCGGCCCAGCGCCAAATGGCAGATACGACATTGGTGTCTGATTTGATTTGTTCTCCGCATTGAAACGCTCCGGATCAAAGCGTTCCGGTTCCGGCCAGTACTGCAGAATATAATGAGAAAACTTATTTGTATGAGATACATTTATACATTATATTTCGCCTGCCTCGTCGCTCACCTTGGAGTCATGATGTATGGCCAGATTGGATATGAAGACGGGCATGCCACGGCGTGCATAGCACTCGGCATGGGGACGCAACGAATAGAAGCGCTTCTTGTTGATCGGTGTGCACTCGCGCTCCAGCAGCGGCACAATCGGATACATGCGCAACGTCTCCTCGACGACCATATCGAGATACTTCATGCCGGCGATCAGTTCATAGCTCAAACCAGGGCCGGCACCATGCGATCCATGGGCGGCGGCGATGGCAAAGGCGTGACGGATTTCGCGACGTAAGCGCTCCTGCATAAGGGGTTGTTTTGCCAGCTCGTAGAGGGCAAAGGACATGGTTGAGGAGCAGGTCTCAATGCCTGCCACCTCAAAGCTGGCCGCTTGGGCGGCCAAAAAGTCTTGATGATGCGTAAAGTGCGATTTGTCCTGCTGCAGATCGGCCTCCTTTTTGAGGGTCAACAGCATTTCAATGAGATCATTGCGCAAAATGCCGCCACGTTCCCGCTCCTCGATCACCAGCTGAATGACGCGACGCAAAAATTCGGAATGCGGCTCCGTGAACAGCTTGGAGCGAAATAACGGCACCAGTTTTGGCAAAAAAgaatatcacaaaaaaaaatcgattatTCGCCGCACATTCGGCTTAAAGATGTCCTGACAATGTGAACCGATTTCTGATTGTGTATTCCGTAAACTGTATGATCGTAATCCAAATGCAATGCTTGCAATCATATCCGTGTTATAGAGATCGCAAACATCCTTGATGCTCACGATCACACCGCGAGCGGCATCGCCACGTCGCAAATCTCGTGTCAAACGCTTTAGATACCATTCCAGATCGCAACCAATCtacaaataatcaaatatgGGTATTACGATCAATATATTGGTGATCACACTCTCTCTTTAAATTTCTatggaaatgcaaaaataatatgaaaatattgattGAAGGCGGTGAGAGATGCAATCATCGATTGGCCAAAGTTTATATTTGTGCGGTAGATTCAAGTTTTGCTGACATCATCGCATTGATCGTACGTTAAATACACTTTACCTTAACTTCAAATATCAAAGGTGTCTTGCCTCGAGAATCGACAGCTTATCACATACTAAGATACGGCTGTGTAGTGGTTACACGTGAAAATAACTAGCTAACTTTTTCGTTTTGGGTAGCAGTATTTGCATATGGAAATTGAGAATGGAATGAAATATGCTTTTAATTTCACATCCAAGATAAGATAAGATTGTAATAATTTGAagtttaattgctttttttttgtgtgcaattatttatggcgaatgaaaataattaaataattgcgcTATAAATTTCACTAAATTGAATGGAActaacataaatttatatcattattatatttggaaAACCGTAAATCACGCTTAAcctttgttttcattttaaattttacaaattttaaattttgtaatactttttgtagaatttgaaaaataaatttaaaaataaaaattgaaaataaaagttatttttgaaatatttaaataaaaataagataattataatttttagttatttttcttttaataatttgtttttcttatttttatttaaatattaaattaaaattgtatcttaaatttttatatttcaaatttattttcaaattttataataaatattacaaaaaaaaaacttaattttgtAATGTCTAAACTCTTAAAATGGGAgtaatttttccattttatcaaaataatcaaaaacaatttattccCTTATTGCTTTTGAATAAATTAGTATACAATTTTTACTTTTGAAAGCATACTCTGACTAGATCtgatgaaaaaaatatatatgtatatttgaatatgCTTTGCaaaaaatgtcatttaaaatgaaatagaaactttaatttatatatatttcatttttgtgcaatttgctAATTGCGATAATTTGCTTGTCATTTTAAGGtagtgaataaaaaaaaataacaccgcaaaaatttaaatagaatactAAAAAGAAGTACATTTAAATTCCCACCAAGcgctaataatatttttgtggcttttAAGCAACGCGCAAATAAGCTGCGACCCACTGTGCAGCGTGCACACTCGATCGTATATCGTAAGCGTCTATCGTAACTCAGTTGAGAGGGGACAGAATTTCAAGACATGTGCAAATAATTCCTTATATGGGGCGTTGTCACAGTCAGAAGACTGACTCGAAAAGAGTTgtgaagttgaagttgttgctcGTGTGAGATTGATTCAACTTACCTCTTCCATGAGGGAGAACATTTGCTTGATCTTGGCCCCGGTAAAGACCGGCGATAAACGTGTGCGAATCTCACGCCATTCCGGCTGGCGGGCAAAGAATAAATTCAGCGAGCCCATCTTATCGTGACGCATATCGCATTTGGCAAAGCGATTCGAGAAGCTGACGAAATCCTCAACGAGAACGGTGCGAACCAGCTGGAGATCGCGTATGAGCAGAGCCGGCTGATGGAAGAGATAGATGCCGACAACGGGTTCGTTGCGGAAGCGGTCATCGAAATAGAAGCGACGCAGTTGCAGTGCAAACGATTCCTCCAGCTTGAGCACCTTCTTCAGGTTGCCCAAAATGTGTGTGGGCTGCACGAACTTGACGCGACGTCGCTGCCAATAGACGTAGGTGCGACGCGACCAGATGAACACAGCGGTCAGTATGGTGACAATGGCCAGCAGTATGTTTGTTGAGTACACCATGGTGAGTGAGCGAGACAGCTTGACAACAGaccaacgacaacgacggcCGCAGAGCACttacagtcagtcagtcagacgCACAGTGTGGCCAGACAacagagagacggagagagagcgATGGATGTGGAGCCTCGTCGTCGGTGAGCTTTTcagctgtttgttttgttgttgcgcttcGTTGCAACGCGTTTGCAATGCGGCGGCCACAGCGCGTGTTCCGTCGTGGCACGCTTCGTGTGCGCCCAaaatacacaataaaaaaatataaaacaaattatacaaataaatacttaacaaATTATATCACAATCAagttctgttttctttttctattttttttttgtggtctGCGCGGCGGCCACGACGGCAACgacgataataataaaaacaatgcgaCGACAACGTCAACAACAAGAACGGCAAGAAGcagatgatgaagaagaagcagcagtagcagccgcagcagcaacagcggcaacagaagagtatcaaacacacacacacatgcacatatagAGAggcactcactcacacatacgcagACTCGCACTCGCGCATTTGCAAAAAGAAtcgagaaacaaaaaaaaaaaatagtgaggaacgaaaaacaacaaaaaacgcgCTGGCAAGCTCTACAAGCCGACGCAATGAACTGACGTGACGTCGACGCCGCCACGGGCcccaaacaacacacaacacagaaagcgaaaaaaaaaaaaaaaaaaaaacaacaacactaactTAAACGTTGGCGTCGACGTCGAAGTCGCCGCAGCTTGCGATTATCAACAAAAGCAGAATACAAAGCAAAGCTAACGATTGACAGGccacaacaaccgcaactggCGTCGCAAACGCCCCCGTCATCATGATTAACCGCAAAGTATTCACGCTTTTCTACGGCAAGGTGCCATGGGGGGGCTCTCGGGCAACGTCGCTGACgccgacgtcgctgtcgctgtcgccagCACTGAGATCTACTTACGCTCTCAAAACGCAGTCATGTCAAAGCAACGCAACACAAGAGTAAAATCAGAAttgagagaaagagcgagcaCAGGCAAGCAAAAGCTTTTTGCTAAACTCAGCACATGTGCGCAAGCACATTGGTTACAACACGATTAAGTCATGCTTGACCATCAAATAAGTAGTGCAAAGCAAGAACTAGCACACTAAATTTGGTGCACAGTTTATTGCATATGCGCATTATAttattggaaaaaaaaatattttgtaattcatGATTTTCATAGTGCTTGCCCCACGGTCAGAGGTAGTCTCAGCATAAGTGCCGACcacaaataaaagtgaatattAAAAGCGAAACAGCGATAGCGACTCCACGTGACAAAGCTGTTGACGAAAACAAACTGCGTTCGCAAGCACAAAGAGTGAGTAATgaacagaaagaaagagaatgaAGTACGTAGGTGCCGCAATCAGTGTTGCTGACGCCGCTTTTTTCCCGTCAAATCTAGCGTGTTTTATGATCGATGTGGGAAATGTTTTTAAACCGCAGAAAGCCGGATATAAGATTTTTCCAAACATAGTTTTTCATTGAGTAATTTCTTAAGAGGTGTCGATTTTCGTATTGTCACCTGTGAAATCTAAGTTTTCTATGTTGTTGCAATGATAACTTTaacttacttttttttaacgtTTTTGTTATAagttattttgctttatttcacCTTTCCTTTAAAAACAGCTTTTTTTCTTCGCAACACTGGTCGCAATATCAAAACTTTCAACTGTGCACAAAGACAAAGAGATTGAatgagcgaaagagagagagagtgcgagatGGAGAGCGATAGCGAGCCAGTGTGCGAGAGCCACGTCtggttttaaaaataaactcatGTTCGCTGTGGGTCGCCTGATGTTCTTATTACTTgcgttgcgtttgcgtttgcgttcgcgttttgttttcgtttctaCTTTAGCAAATTCCTCTTTAATAATCAACCTCAACCAGGGCGGCGAGCAACTCTAAGC
This region includes:
- the LOC133847929 gene encoding LOW QUALITY PROTEIN: probable cytochrome P450 6v1 (The sequence of the model RefSeq protein was modified relative to this genomic sequence to represent the inferred CDS: substituted 1 base at 1 genomic stop codon) — protein: MVYSTNILLAIVTILTAVFIWSRRTYVYWQRRRVKFVQPTHILGNLKKVLKLEESFALQLRRFYFDDRFRNEPVVGIYLFHQPALLIRDLQLVRTVLVEDFVSFSNRFAKCDMRHDKMGSLNLFFARQPEWREIRTRLSPVFTGAKIKQMFSLMEEIGCDLEWYLKRLTRDLRRGDAARGVIVSIKDVCDLYNTDMIASIAFGLRSYSLRNTQSEIGSHCQDIFKPNVRRIIDFFLXYSFLPKLVPLFRSKLFTEPHSEFLRRVIQLVIEERERGGILRNDLIEMLLTLKKEADLQQDKSHFTHHQDFLAAQAASFEVAGIETCSSTMSFALYELAKQPLMQERLRREIRHAFAIAAAHGSHGAGPGLSYELIAGMKYLDMVVEETLRMYPIVPLLERECTPINKKRFYSLRPHAECYARRGMPVFISNLAIHHDSKYWPEPERFDPERFNAENKSNQTPMSYLPFGAGPHHCIGLQIALLQIKLGLIYFLRQHRVEFCDQTVDHISFDAKFALLASEHSIYLKVVDCL